The Fulvivirga maritima genome segment GAAATAAGAATTGAATTGCTGGTTTTATTTGTATCTAAGTTTAGTGACTATAAGCAGGCTCTTACTTTCTTGTCTTATATCATTAAATGCTTTCAGGCTAACCGCATTTACACACAAAAGAACTGCCCTGAGCTGGCAGGTGAAAATATAGAAAAACTGATTATGGAGTTGGTGTCTTTACCACTGCAGGAGCAAAATCAGGTTTGGCATTCTTTAAATACCTCTTATCTGCCTTCGGTTTTGTACAGGATAAGGCTTTTACATTTTGTAGACGAAGAGGGAGTGGCCTACGCTGGAGAAGGTATATCTCATGTTGGAATTGAAATTAACTGAAAAAGATGTACAAAGTGTTATTTGAACTAGCCATTGATCATCAATATTTTTCTGCAGGCAGAGCTGATATTGCCATTGTGCCAGATGAAAAAACCGATCGGATGATGCGAGGACAGCATTTTTTGATGAAAAATACATTTAATGGAATAAGAGTGCTTACGCCTGTTTATGATAATGGGGATATGAAGCCCATACTAACCAAACAGGATCATTTCGCCTTCAACTTATACCCCACATCATCAATATTTAGTCAGGTTACAGAGCTGCCCAAAGCGGAGCCAGATAAAGTGATTTTGTATAATAATTCACGAATAGAAGATGAGGCTCTGTTTCTTACAACTACTGATCATAGCGCCAGTACTTTTAATGGTTACCCATTGGTGGCAAGAGTAGAAATTGGGGTGACAGACCAGTTGCTGGCTGGTGTGGAAGAGGTGCATAAAGTGGTTTTCAATGCCCCGGCTATCAAATGGAAATATTACTTTATTTCAGAAGACTCAGCTCAGGACCTTTCCATTGAAGACGGCAGTAATATGTTAGTCTTTAATCAGGTGGATATTACTGAACAGGCTGATGATCCTTTGTTAATGTCCCTTAAAAAGACCTTTCCTGATCTATCCTTATCCCTTTTTGAGTCTGATTCTCCCGTAGTAGCTAGCAATTATGCAGTGAAAAAATTAGGTCTTTTGAGAGGGGGCGAGGTCATTATTAAGCACCTGCCTAACCCTGGTGTAGATGATGGGGGAGTAAAGATTATAAAAACGATTCAAGTAAATAAATAAAAGTTTAAACGTAAACATATTTCATATGCCCAGTTATCAAACACCAGGTGTGTATACCGAAGAGGTGCCTACGCTACCACCATCCGTAGCCGAGGTGTCTACCGCCATTCCGGCATTTATAGGCTTTACCGAACGCGCCTCTAAGGCAGGTAAAGATGTATTTAATACAGCAGTGAGGATCTCTACTATGCTGGAGTATAAAGAGATATTTGGCGGGGCTGATCCTACCATATTTACCGTAGACCTTAATGCAGATGAGTCTATTAAGGAAATTGCGCCTCAGGTACCAGTCAATACCCTTTACTATGCGTTAGATCTTTATTTTAAAAATGGAGGAGGGGCTTGTTATGTTATCTCTACAGGTAATTATGAAGCTACATTTGAGAAAAGTGTGTTTATAGATGCGCTTACTACCTTGAGTAAAGAAGATGAGCCTACTTTAATAATGTTAGGTGAAGCTACTAAGCTAGAGCAAGTAGATTACTATGAAGTATGCAGGCAAGCGCTGGCTCAGTGTGCTAACCTGAAAGATCGCTTTTGTATATTTGATGTGTTATCCATAGATGTAGATGCTCAGAGTTTTCGTGATAATATTGGCATCAATAACCTGAAATATGGAGCTGCTTATACCCCTTATCTACATACTTCGCTCAGTTATATGTATAAGGAAGAAGCGGTGTCAATTAATGGTTTGTCAGGCATAGAAAAGCCCGGATATAAGATCAATGGAATCAATATTATGTATTCCGGAGATATATCAGACCAGCCTAAGTTTAGAATTAATCAGAGTCAGGGGGCAGGAAATTCTTCTAACGATGTCACCTTTGATGTATCAGATAGCCAATTGACTATTCGTAATGTGGGCGATGGAGTGCCTGCACAGGAGTTGGTGAATTCTTGGCTAAATCATAATGAAAAAGGCCTTTTTGAAATAGTTGATATAAGTAATGGTACTGAAAAAGTAGAATCTACAGGAGAGTTAGTGTTTTTGGAAGCATCAGAGCCTAATTCTATTACGCTGGCAGATATTAAAAGCACTAAATCAGCTCTATATAATAAACTGGTAAGTGAGCTTTCTAAATGGCGTGTGGTGTTGCCTCCTAGCCCTGCAGTGGCAGGCGTATATGCTGTTACTGACAGAACACGAGGCGTGTGGAAAGCACCTGCTAACATAAGCCTTAATGCTGTAATTGGTCCGGTAGAAAAAATCACTACAGCAGACCAGGAGAAGCTCAATATTGATAGTGAAGCGGGCAAATCTATTAATGCTATCAGAAGTTTTTCAGGTAAAGGAACACTGATTTGGGGAGCCAGAACGCTGGCAGGAAATGATAATGAGTGGCGCTATGTACCTGTGCGCAGGTTATTTAATATGATAGAAGAATCTACTCAAAAGGCATCTCACTTTGCTGTATTCGAGCCTAATGATGCAGCTACCTGGTTAAAGGTAAAGGCTATGATAGACAGTTATCTTTATGGTATTTGGCAGCAAGGAGCACTGGCTGGTTCTACCCCGGAGCAGGCTTATTATGTAAATATAGGCTTAGGCAAAACCATGACGCAGCAAGATATTTTAGAAGGTCGTATGATCGTGGAGATAGGCGTGGCAGCGGTAAGACCAGTAGAGTTCATTGTGTTGAGGTTTTCTCATAAACTTCAGGAGTCTTGATAATCCATCAGAGATAGAATAGAACAAATACCAATTATTTATTCCTAAAAACAAAAGAAATGGCTCTAACAAAAGACCAAATCAAAACCAACTATCCACTGCCGGTGTACAATTATCGGGTGGATATAGATAATACATCCATTAGTTTTTCTGAGGTATCTGGCCTGGAGCTTAGCTTTAGTCAAATTACCTATAAAGAGAGCTATGCTACCAGTGGTAAAAGTGGTCCTAATGTAATGATCATGCCCGGCCAAAAGCAGCCCACTACCATATCATTGAAAAAAGGCTTTGTAAAAGGCGTGAGCATTAAAGCACTCTATGACTGGATTAACGGTATAGAACTTAACAGGGTAGATAAAAAAGATATAACAGTACACCTGCTGGATGAGACCGGTTCAACCGTAGTAAGCTGGAAGTGTATCGATGCTTTCCCTACTAAGCTTACCGCTCCCACTTTTGATGCTAAGTCTGACGAAGTGGCTGTAGAGTCTATGGAGCTGGTAGCCGGAAGAGTAACTATGGAGGAAGCATCATAATCATTCTGCGTTCAGGCCCTCTTTTTTGTACTCAGATTTGCTCATCAAAATTATATAGAAATGGCAGTAAATAAGGCATCTATAACAGATGAATACCCTATTCCGGCATATAATTATCAGGTTTCTATAGCCGGAGAAAATACTATGGCCTTTTCTGAAATATCAGGCCTGGAGATACAGCACGAGCATGTGCTGTATCGGCATGGCTTCAGCTGGGTAATTGGAGACAACCTGATCCGCGGGCAGAGAAAGCCGATTAATATCACTATGAAAAGAGGGGTAGTGAAAAACAGAAGCTATTTATATGATTGGATGCAAAAAGCCGATAAAAGAGATGTGAAAATCGACTTGTGTGATGAAAAAGGGGAGCCATTGGTCAGCTGGGAAGTATCTCGGGCATTACCTTATCAGCTAGATGCCCCCACCTTTAGTGCTAGCGCTAATGAAGTGGCAGTTGAAAAGGTGAATTTGATCGCTCATGACTTAAAAATGAATTACCATCAGTAATTATGGAAGCTATTGATATATTAAATCCAAACCCTCCTTTGTCTCACAGGTTTGGCGTGTTTTATTTTCCCGTTGGAGGTTTTATTCCTAGTCCTTTTGATTTTAGATTTCAAAAGGTGTCAGGAATAAGTACAGAGGTAAGCATGCATTCGGTAAGAGAAGGAGGTCAGAATTTATATAATCACCGCTTGCCTAACCAGGTAAGCTATAATAATCTGGTGCTGGAACGTGGTTACGCTATTGGTTCTTTAATGGTGCAGGACTTCAATTATACCTTTTCTCAATTCAAATTTTATCCCTCTAAAGTCTTAGTCACCTTGTTTCATGAAACAGGCGCTCCCCTGGGAGCATGGCTCTATTTAGATGCTTACCCGGTAAAGTGGAGCATTTCCAGTCTGGATGCTCAGGCCAACTCAGTAGTAATAGAAAATATGGAATTAGCTTATAGCAGGTTTCAAACCATAAGAATTTAAATGGCGGTAGAAATTAAAGAAATAGTGGTGAGAGCAGTGCTTACTGATGGAGGAAAAGGTCAGACAAGCACTGATAATGACGGTTGTGATGAGCAAGCTGTAGATAAAAAAATGATCATACAGGAATGTGTAGATCAAGTGCTGAAAGTGTTGAAAAAGAAAAGTTTAAGGTAGATGAATCCTCTCAATTTATTTAAGCTGGAAAAGCTAAAAATCAAATCCTACTCTACAGCCGAAAGGAATGATAAGCCCAAAATATTTGAGGCGATGTTTAATCCTGAGAGTTATTCTCTTCATTATGAGAATAAATTCAATAAATGCCAAGGGGTAAACACTACAGGAGGTACTACCAATTATTCATTTAGCAGGCCGGAAAAGCTTAGTTTAAAGCTCATTTTAGATGGTACAGGAGCTAGTGTTACAGGCTACAATGTATTGCTGGGAAAAACCAGAGATGTCTATAATCAGGTTCAGGAGTTTTTGAGGCTCACCACTTTTATGGATGGTGATATTCATGAGCCGCCGTATCTTTTAATCATCTGGGGAGACCTGAATTTTAAGTGTCGCCTTACTTCGCTTGATATTAAATACACTTTGTTTGATAGAAGCGGAGTGCCTTTGCGAGCCGAGCTGGATACATCATTTTTCGGTCAGCTGGAAGAAACAGAACGATTAAAGAACGAGAATAAGAACTCTCCCGATTTAACGCATATCAGAGTGGTGAAGGCAGAGGATCAGTTGCCACTTATGTGTGAGCAAATTTATGGATCGCCTCATTATTACATTTCCGTAGCCAAAGCCAATGGCATTACAGATTTCAGAAACTTAAAACCAGGGCAAGAGATCTTTTTCCCACCTATTGAGAAGTAAGGCATGGCAGTAACCACAATAACGATTAAAAGCGATGGCAAGGTAGTAGATCAAGGTCTGGAGATTCTTTCTATTGAGGTCAATAAGGAGTTGAATAAAATTCCTTTAGCTGAACTCAGGCTTATCGATGGAAATGTTGCCAAAAAGGAGTTCAAAGTTCTGGATAGTGGTGTTTTTGATATCGGTAAAAGTATAGAAATATTACTGAGACATGAGGGAAATCCGGGAGAAGAAGCGGCCGTTTTTAAAGGCATAGTGGTAAATATAGAATTAGCCATGACTAGCGGAAGAACCGCACTTACTGTGGAGATGAGTGATGAAGCCATTCGTATGACCAATGGACGGCATAATGCTATTTATCATAAGAGTGATGCCGAAATTATTAAAGACTTGGCTTTACGAAATAAATTAAAGGCCGATAGAATAGCTAAAACTACAGTGAAGCATAAAGAAATGGTTCAGTTTTATGCTTCTGATTGGGATTTTGCCTTGTCAAGGGCAGAGGCCAATGGCCACATGCTTATTGCTGATGACGGAGTTATATCTACGTTAAAGCCAGAAGTGAATACACCAGCTTTATCATTAGAACTGGGGCAGGATACCATTTATGATTTTGACCTTCAGGTGAATGGTCGCCAGCAATGCTTTCAGGTAGACTCCATAGGTTGGGATATAGCAAAACAATCGCTTTCAAAACCAGCTTCAGGGAGCGTGTATCAGTTTGCTCAGGGTAATCAAGATCTGGCTAAGTTTACTGATGTGGTAGGGGGTAAGTCTGTTACTCTCATGCACCCTGTGCCGCTGCCACCTCAGGAGCTCAGAACCTGGGCCGATGCACAAGTAATCAAGTCCAGGTTAGCATTAATCCGTGGCTGGGTTTGCATAACAGGCACTAATAAGGTGAAGCCAGGGCAAACACTAGAAATAAAAGGAATGAGCAAAAGCTTTACCGGAAGCAATATTGTTTCTGGGGTAAGGCAAGAAGTGAACCATGGTAGCTGGAATACTTATGTTCAAATAGGAATGGACATAGACTGGTTTGCCACTAAAGCTAACATAATGGATACGCCCGCAGCAGGATTACTGCCCGGTGTTAATGGACTGCAAATTGGCCAGGTAACGGCTTATGAGAAAGATCCAGAGAATCATTCGAGAGTGAAGGTGCACATACCTGCTTTCAATAAGGAAAAAGAAACGGTTTGGGCGCGCTTAACCTCACTGTATGCAGGTGCTGAGAGAGGTATGTTCTTCAGGCCTGAAATAGGCGATGAGGTAATAGTAGGCTTTCTAAATGATGATCCCAGACAGGCTATTATTCTGGGTGCGGTGCACAGTTCGGCCAAAAAAACGCCGCTGGATGTGACAAGTGAAAATGCACAAAAAGGCATTATCACCAAACAAAAATATCAGCTCCTATTTGATGAAGAAAAGGAAACCATTACGCTTTCTACTTCCCCGGCAAACAGTATTTGCATAGATGAAAAAAACAAGCTGATAAACATTAAAGACATTAATGGCAATCAGGTAGAGCTAAGTAGCAATGGTGTAAAAATAGATAGCGCTAAGAATTTTAAAATTACCGCTAAGAAAAATATCGAAATGGAAGCCAAGGGCAATGTTTCAATAAAGGGTGCTAAAATAGATTTAATTTAAAAATGATGGAAAAGCTAAACCTGGAAGTAACACTGGAAGAGGCCAATGTAATACTGGCCGCATTAGGTCAGCAACCTTATTTAAAGGTGGTAGATCTGATTCGTAAAATACAAGGTCAAGGTGCCGCACAGCTTAGATCAGATGCGGCGGAGAAAGAGGCAGGTCCTGATTTAGTAACTACAGAAATGCTTTATAAGAATGGAAAATAACTTTTTAGGTAAAGGCTGGTCATTCCCTCCTCAGTTTTATGCTGATGGAGCAGAAGTAGAGCTTGTAAGCGGAGAAGAAGATATAAAGCAAAGTTTGGAAATAATACTATCCACTTCTCTTAAGGAGCGTGTAATGATGTCTGATTTTGGCTGTGATCTGTCCCAATTTCTATTTGAAGAGGTAGATCAGAGCCTGATTAACGAAATGCGTGGGGTGGTGTCTGATGCCATACTCAAGTATGAACCTCGTGTTAAGGCAGAGCAGGTAGCTATTAATAATTCAGCTGAAGAAGGCATGTTGGCCATCAGCATTGATTATGTAGTGCGCACTACAAATAATCGCTATAATCTGGTTTATCCTTTTTACCTGAAAGAGGCTTCGGTTTAACCCTTAAAAGTATAAGCGTATGGCATTAGATAACATCATTTTAGAAGGAGACTTTGTGGTTTTCTCACCTGTTTTTCAAAATGCGGTAGTGGCAGTAAAACCAGGCAGGTTTACTACTTCAGGAAAAACCACAGTAAGAGGTAAGAAAGTGGGGCTCAAAGGAGATGAGAAAAAGCTGCAAGTGCCTAACTGTATCTATTCTGCTGGCGCTTTTGTGAATGGACAGGGTACGCTTACCATTAAAAAGTTGGCTTCTAATCAGCTGACTAATTCAACCAAAAGTGGGCAAAAGCCAATGATTTTACAAGGAGGCCTGTTTGAGGCTGAGTTTAAAGTAGATGTAAAAGCGGTAGATGTGAATATGGTGCAAGACCCCAGCGCTAGCTATGCCGGTTTTGGGAAGTTTATACCTGCCAATACTAAAGTCAAGGCTTCTTAGATAATTGATTAAAAAAAGGAATGAGTAATAATACAAAATTAAATCCACTACTTTTTCGAGACGGTACCAGCCAGAGTGATAGGCATTCCGAGCAACTGAAACCTGAATATGTAGAAGTAGAAGATCGGAACCTTGAAGACTATATTTTGGAAGCTCAGCGGCTAGCTAAAGAGCTTTCCTTTTTTAATGATCAGAATCAACCGGTTAATAACTGGGAGGCTTTGCTTGTAGGTGATGCTGCAGCCTATCATAATGAAACTGAAACCATGCAGCAGCTGATGCGCAACCAGTGGGCTGCCAAGTTAGCCGCTTATGTGGAAGATCCTGCCAGCTTTAGTGCGGAAGCAGAAGAATATGCTCGGCTGTCACGACCTCATGTAGTACTTTTCCTTACTTTTCTTAAGCTGTTAAATCATATAAAAAGTCAGATAAACGGGCTTACCCAGAAGCATCTGGACTTTTATTTTCAGGAAAGGCTGAGGCTTACCCCAAAACAGGCTGTGCCAGATGTAGTGAATGTGCTGCTAGAACTGGCAGATGACGTAGGCCAGTTTGAAGTGAAAGCAGGTACCATTTTGCAGGCCGGTACTGATGATGAAGGCAATGAACTGTATTATAAAACTGATCGTGATACTGTTATTACCGAAGCAAAAATAGAACAGATTAAAACTGTTTTTGTAGAGAATGAAATCATCACGATTGCTGATGCTCATCAAAAAAATCTTGATAATCCTGACGGAGGGTTGCTTAAAATGATGCAGCTGGCACTGGGTTCACCTAAGCCTGGTGATGCGTTACCGCCTTTCCCTGATGGCGTAGCGGACTTGATGGGTTTATATACAGGACTGAAAGATAATGCTGAAAAGCAGGCTTATGTTAATCGTGAGTTACATCTTACTGTAGAGGAGTTTGATAGAATAATTAGCACTTATTTAGAAGATAAAGAAGGTGAAACTGAGCAATGGCAAGCTGTATATAATATTTTAGATAATGCCTTTAAAAATAAGGTTAAATTACAAAGGCAAAAGTCGTTACAGGCAGTACACGAGAATAGTAGTGATCAAGGTGTCACAGCTTTACTTAAGCATGTCTATGGTACTCCTAATCCGGTGATAGATTGCCATTATACCTCGGTGCAGAGCCGTCTCTCTCTCAGCTTTATGCTGACTTAACGGCATCACCCTCTGAGTTTTCAGATGCAGCTGAAGAGGTGAAACAAGTGGAGGCTTCTCATTATGTGGTGAACGAACTGCTGCTTACAGAGAAGGATTTTGTGCGATTATATCAGGTGAGTAATAGCCCTGAAGCCTCTGCGGAAGAGTGGACTGAAGTATATGTGATGTTAGAGCTCGCCCAAAGAAAAGTGAGGAGTATTCAGCTACCCTCTCCTTATGTAGAGGAGCTACAAAATGTATATGCCGAAGCAGATGTAGCGGACTCCGTTTTTAGTTTGTCTGGTGAGGAGGAAGAAAGCTTGCGCTTTGAGACTTTTGGAGGCCGGCAGAAAGGAATGCCTTTCACTTCTGAGCCAGCCAGGCTCGGTCTTGGCATCAGCTCCCCTTTATTATTGCTGAATGAAGGGAGAAGACATATTGAAATAGCCATAGCATTAGAAGACCTCAGTATAAAAGAGGTAGATCTGGAATATTTATTAGAATCTGATTCAGTCGCATTTCCGCCTTTTCTGGTGCAGCTTACCACTATCAAAGGTTGGATTGAGCCAGAAAACACTAAATTCTTTTTTGGAGATTTTACTGTTAATAATGCTGAAACTGCCTTTGAAGGAACTATGGATGAAAACATAGTGAAAATGAGTAAGGGCAATGCTTTAGTACCAGATGATATTGGGAAATACCTGGTGTGGACTGATGGTAGTATTAACAAGATAATAAAAGTGCTGGCTGATGATACAGCTGAAGTATTACCGGTTGGAAGCACAGATCAACCATCTCAGATTCTGAAATATCATTCTTCAGATGTTTATTTAAAAGCGCTGAAAATAGAGGTTGACCTGGACGAAAATGATGCTGCCATTGAGCCATTAGCAGCTGAAAATGAAGAAAAAGTAATAGATCAGCAGTATCCGGCTTTCATGCTAATGCTAAATCATGAGAAAAAGGATTTTGGTTATGTAAGCCATTATCAGGAACTGAAGGATCTGAAAATGAAAAAAGTGCATTTACAGGTAGAGGTAGATGGACTACGTCAGCTTTATCTGCAAAATGATCAATCTCAGTTAGACTCTAAAAAGCCGTTTGAGCCTTTTGGCTTTGAGCCAGAAGCCGGTGGTCGTTTCTATATCTCGCACGAGGAGCTCTCCTTGAAACGTTTGACAGACATTAAATTCGATTTCCAATGGATGAAGGTGCCGGAAAACTTAGCCGCATATTATGATAGCTACAGTAAGATAGAAGGTCAGGAGAAGCCAAGCATAAATAGTAATAGTGATTTTAAAGCGCAGCTCTTTTTATGCCAAAGTAATACGGAAATGGATCTTTCGGCTGTTGAACTTTTTACGAATAACGGACACGCAGAAGTCAGTAATATTCCTGCTCATCTACAGCAAGAATATAAGGCTTTCCAATATTTAACTTTTAGCAGTATTGATAAAGAAGATGAAGTAATAGACTGGGGTCGTTATTTTAGGTTGGAGTTGAATGATCCTGATTTTCAACATGATATATATGCTAATCTCTTTGTGAAACAGTCACAATTATCAGATGAAGCAATAAGAAATCTCATCATAAATCCACCATATACACCTAAGCTGAAAAGTCTGAAAATAGGATATTCTGCATCTTCAGCTATTTCACCGGATGCTTCCGGAGAGTTAGGTCAGTTGTATCATGTTCATCCTTTTGGCTATTCTGAGGTTAATCCTGGTGAGCATATATTACC includes the following:
- a CDS encoding phage tail protein, which translates into the protein MALTKDQIKTNYPLPVYNYRVDIDNTSISFSEVSGLELSFSQITYKESYATSGKSGPNVMIMPGQKQPTTISLKKGFVKGVSIKALYDWINGIELNRVDKKDITVHLLDETGSTVVSWKCIDAFPTKLTAPTFDAKSDEVAVESMELVAGRVTMEEAS
- a CDS encoding DUF5908 family protein gives rise to the protein MAVEIKEIVVRAVLTDGGKGQTSTDNDGCDEQAVDKKMIIQECVDQVLKVLKKKSLR
- a CDS encoding DUF4255 domain-containing protein, which gives rise to MIQTVLEVLKTRLNEFFRIKTGEEADLVKFIDSGHSDPISFTNNAVTPFLINVSEDRVFRNADQYTGVVQNGVRTQFNPEIRIELLVLFVSKFSDYKQALTFLSYIIKCFQANRIYTQKNCPELAGENIEKLIMELVSLPLQEQNQVWHSLNTSYLPSVLYRIRLLHFVDEEGVAYAGEGISHVGIEIN
- a CDS encoding phage tail protein → MAVNKASITDEYPIPAYNYQVSIAGENTMAFSEISGLEIQHEHVLYRHGFSWVIGDNLIRGQRKPINITMKRGVVKNRSYLYDWMQKADKRDVKIDLCDEKGEPLVSWEVSRALPYQLDAPTFSASANEVAVEKVNLIAHDLKMNYHQ
- a CDS encoding baseplate J/gp47 family protein; protein product: MPLYLGAEPSLSQLYADLTASPSEFSDAAEEVKQVEASHYVVNELLLTEKDFVRLYQVSNSPEASAEEWTEVYVMLELAQRKVRSIQLPSPYVEELQNVYAEADVADSVFSLSGEEEESLRFETFGGRQKGMPFTSEPARLGLGISSPLLLLNEGRRHIEIAIALEDLSIKEVDLEYLLESDSVAFPPFLVQLTTIKGWIEPENTKFFFGDFTVNNAETAFEGTMDENIVKMSKGNALVPDDIGKYLVWTDGSINKIIKVLADDTAEVLPVGSTDQPSQILKYHSSDVYLKALKIEVDLDENDAAIEPLAAENEEKVIDQQYPAFMLMLNHEKKDFGYVSHYQELKDLKMKKVHLQVEVDGLRQLYLQNDQSQLDSKKPFEPFGFEPEAGGRFYISHEELSLKRLTDIKFDFQWMKVPENLAAYYDSYSKIEGQEKPSINSNSDFKAQLFLCQSNTEMDLSAVELFTNNGHAEVSNIPAHLQQEYKAFQYLTFSSIDKEDEVIDWGRYFRLELNDPDFQHDIYANLFVKQSQLSDEAIRNLIINPPYTPKLKSLKIGYSASSAISPDASGELGQLYHVHPFGYSEVNPGEHILPQYNQEGALYLGVSKLIAPQTLSLLFQMAEGSANPEVEKPVLSWSYLHNNEWLPIAASEIPLDTTNNLLNTGIIQLNVPEGATNTDTLIPGQLHWLRVLCNGDTTGISDTISIRAQAISATFSSEKVAVSHFKNPLLSGAISEPLVPTPEINTIAQPYTSDRGKPAEESTIFYNRISERLRHKNRAVNMWDYERLVLEEFPEVYKVKCLPMHAEAEGAVSVMVIPDIKGKLPFNPFQPKVPADTLEKIRLFLDTCSPAYATVLVKNPTYLQIKTRCLVKFKEGYNEGFYKEKLIGELKKFLAPWAYDEGSDITIGGTVYASVLINFIAERPYIEYVANMKLFQSEDGKQFVDVRTLHGGQNKVVAHKPDMILVSATNHEIDVVDESGYDDEKFEGINYWKVELDFIVGEDLA
- a CDS encoding phage tail protein, translating into MEAIDILNPNPPLSHRFGVFYFPVGGFIPSPFDFRFQKVSGISTEVSMHSVREGGQNLYNHRLPNQVSYNNLVLERGYAIGSLMVQDFNYTFSQFKFYPSKVLVTLFHETGAPLGAWLYLDAYPVKWSISSLDAQANSVVIENMELAYSRFQTIRI
- the vgrG gene encoding type VI secretion system tip protein VgrG encodes the protein MAVTTITIKSDGKVVDQGLEILSIEVNKELNKIPLAELRLIDGNVAKKEFKVLDSGVFDIGKSIEILLRHEGNPGEEAAVFKGIVVNIELAMTSGRTALTVEMSDEAIRMTNGRHNAIYHKSDAEIIKDLALRNKLKADRIAKTTVKHKEMVQFYASDWDFALSRAEANGHMLIADDGVISTLKPEVNTPALSLELGQDTIYDFDLQVNGRQQCFQVDSIGWDIAKQSLSKPASGSVYQFAQGNQDLAKFTDVVGGKSVTLMHPVPLPPQELRTWADAQVIKSRLALIRGWVCITGTNKVKPGQTLEIKGMSKSFTGSNIVSGVRQEVNHGSWNTYVQIGMDIDWFATKANIMDTPAAGLLPGVNGLQIGQVTAYEKDPENHSRVKVHIPAFNKEKETVWARLTSLYAGAERGMFFRPEIGDEVIVGFLNDDPRQAIILGAVHSSAKKTPLDVTSENAQKGIITKQKYQLLFDEEKETITLSTSPANSICIDEKNKLINIKDINGNQVELSSNGVKIDSAKNFKITAKKNIEMEAKGNVSIKGAKIDLI
- a CDS encoding CIS tube protein, whose protein sequence is MNPLNLFKLEKLKIKSYSTAERNDKPKIFEAMFNPESYSLHYENKFNKCQGVNTTGGTTNYSFSRPEKLSLKLILDGTGASVTGYNVLLGKTRDVYNQVQEFLRLTTFMDGDIHEPPYLLIIWGDLNFKCRLTSLDIKYTLFDRSGVPLRAELDTSFFGQLEETERLKNENKNSPDLTHIRVVKAEDQLPLMCEQIYGSPHYYISVAKANGITDFRNLKPGQEIFFPPIEK
- a CDS encoding phage tail sheath family protein, yielding MPSYQTPGVYTEEVPTLPPSVAEVSTAIPAFIGFTERASKAGKDVFNTAVRISTMLEYKEIFGGADPTIFTVDLNADESIKEIAPQVPVNTLYYALDLYFKNGGGACYVISTGNYEATFEKSVFIDALTTLSKEDEPTLIMLGEATKLEQVDYYEVCRQALAQCANLKDRFCIFDVLSIDVDAQSFRDNIGINNLKYGAAYTPYLHTSLSYMYKEEAVSINGLSGIEKPGYKINGINIMYSGDISDQPKFRINQSQGAGNSSNDVTFDVSDSQLTIRNVGDGVPAQELVNSWLNHNEKGLFEIVDISNGTEKVESTGELVFLEASEPNSITLADIKSTKSALYNKLVSELSKWRVVLPPSPAVAGVYAVTDRTRGVWKAPANISLNAVIGPVEKITTADQEKLNIDSEAGKSINAIRSFSGKGTLIWGARTLAGNDNEWRYVPVRRLFNMIEESTQKASHFAVFEPNDAATWLKVKAMIDSYLYGIWQQGALAGSTPEQAYYVNIGLGKTMTQQDILEGRMIVEIGVAAVRPVEFIVLRFSHKLQES
- a CDS encoding GPW/gp25 family protein translates to MENNFLGKGWSFPPQFYADGAEVELVSGEEDIKQSLEIILSTSLKERVMMSDFGCDLSQFLFEEVDQSLINEMRGVVSDAILKYEPRVKAEQVAINNSAEEGMLAISIDYVVRTTNNRYNLVYPFYLKEASV